A single region of the Selenomonas sp. oral taxon 920 genome encodes:
- a CDS encoding methyl-accepting chemotaxis protein → MNLPFISAGAMKDYAVRTKVFILSVFLLAAILVVAVVGIYSNYQAQQSLDDMYHHNLMSTQYLNDANTRLRKISVNVPYILQENITADNRKILVDDVLGNLNALRHDMEELKKIDTSERAQATIGELEKNLSVAADKVGAVNNMGTTPEDRAAIFDNLAALTVISSNMAVLTPDNVFQGKQLFEANNVRYERTVYSFVIIIVIAVGFGMLVSRRIADNISDPLAASIGHLSAVAAGDLSREIPAELSERQDEIGTVVKALGKMQGFMKQVHEEAEQTDAMVAELEQMLHGLNNDTQDMSAVTEEMSAGMEETAASTSSVQHLSGELNDGIKGASDAAHESEEYTREVAQRAADLQTTMEQSRLNTRQIYGSTKSAVAEAIESAKVVDQIGQLTLEISEIAEQTNLLALNASIEAARAGEQGRGFAVVAGEVGKLAEQSHGTAEKIKGLTGQVTSSVQALSDGTHRLLTFIDENIRGDYDLMDRTAVQYKEDAEFFRKTAEATTTRSQELLGSVSEMNAAMEGIRNATHEGAEGNTRIAEKVVGMAAQYEDILAKIQTFKEGTARLKNLVAAFKE, encoded by the coding sequence ATGAATCTGCCGTTCATCTCTGCGGGGGCAATGAAGGACTATGCCGTGCGGACAAAGGTGTTCATTCTGTCCGTATTCCTCTTGGCAGCAATTCTTGTTGTCGCCGTCGTCGGCATCTACTCGAACTATCAGGCGCAGCAGTCGCTTGACGATATGTATCATCATAACCTCATGTCGACGCAATATCTGAACGATGCAAATACACGTCTGCGGAAAATCAGCGTCAACGTGCCGTACATCCTGCAGGAGAATATCACAGCGGACAACCGCAAGATTCTCGTGGATGATGTGCTCGGCAATCTGAACGCTCTCCGTCACGATATGGAGGAACTGAAGAAGATCGACACGAGCGAGCGGGCACAGGCAACGATCGGCGAATTGGAAAAGAATCTGAGTGTTGCGGCGGACAAGGTCGGCGCGGTCAACAATATGGGGACGACACCAGAGGATCGCGCAGCGATCTTTGACAATCTCGCTGCGCTTACCGTTATCTCAAGCAATATGGCGGTGCTTACGCCCGACAACGTGTTCCAGGGAAAGCAGCTCTTTGAGGCGAACAATGTGCGCTATGAGCGTACGGTTTACAGCTTTGTCATCATTATCGTCATTGCAGTAGGCTTTGGCATGCTCGTGTCGCGCCGCATTGCAGACAATATCTCCGATCCGCTCGCTGCCTCCATCGGACATCTGAGCGCCGTCGCGGCGGGAGACCTCTCGCGCGAGATCCCTGCAGAGCTCTCGGAACGTCAGGATGAGATCGGTACAGTTGTCAAGGCGCTGGGCAAGATGCAGGGCTTTATGAAGCAGGTGCACGAGGAGGCGGAGCAGACCGATGCGATGGTTGCAGAACTCGAGCAGATGCTGCATGGGCTCAACAATGACACGCAGGACATGTCTGCCGTGACCGAGGAGATGTCCGCAGGCATGGAGGAAACGGCAGCGTCCACATCGAGCGTGCAGCATCTCAGCGGTGAGCTGAATGACGGGATCAAGGGGGCGTCAGACGCAGCGCATGAGAGCGAGGAATATACGCGCGAGGTCGCACAGCGTGCCGCCGATCTCCAGACGACGATGGAGCAGTCACGTCTCAATACGCGGCAAATCTACGGCTCGACGAAGTCAGCGGTCGCAGAAGCCATCGAATCCGCGAAGGTGGTCGATCAGATCGGACAGCTCACGCTTGAGATCTCTGAGATTGCCGAGCAGACGAACCTCCTCGCTCTGAACGCAAGCATTGAGGCTGCACGTGCGGGCGAACAGGGACGCGGCTTTGCTGTGGTCGCGGGTGAGGTCGGAAAACTTGCTGAGCAGTCGCACGGAACGGCAGAGAAGATCAAGGGCCTCACGGGGCAGGTTACCAGTTCCGTGCAGGCACTTTCCGATGGTACGCATAGGCTGCTCACCTTCATTGATGAAAACATTCGCGGCGACTATGACCTGATGGATCGAACGGCGGTGCAGTACAAAGAGGATGCAGAGTTCTTCCGCAAAACCGCAGAGGCAACAACGACGCGGTCACAGGAATTGCTTGGCTCCGTCAGTGAGATGAATGCGGCGATGGAGGGCATCCGCAACGCGACCCACGAGGGAGCGGAGGGCAACACGCGCATCGCGGAGAAGGTCGTCGGCATGGCTGCACAGTATGAGGATATCCTTGCGAAGATCCAAACCTTCAAGGAAGGGACGGCACGTCTCAAAAATCTGGTGGCGGCGTTCAAAGAGTGA
- a CDS encoding L-threonylcarbamoyladenylate synthase, with amino-acid sequence MNTEILRPTSPADFERAAQLIRSGELVAFPTETVYGLGANGLDAASCRHIYEAKGRPSDNPLILHIADLAMAQEAVCAVPPTAAHLLTVFAPGPLTVILPKAAHIPDIVTGGLSTVGVRCPDHDIARRFIRTAGVPIAAPSANTSGRPSPTTAATVYADMAGRIPLILDGGSCRLGVESTIVDCTEEGIVTILRPGAVTREMIAAELPHIEVRMDAVLTAADEAPRAPGMKYTHYAPRVPLTVYVGTDVAAALREEILRRTAAGERTAVIASNETLTVLCGIVSAAHTYNCGARGNHSALASCLYDALRRFDNMDVTSLLAEGTGETGLGLAIMNRLRKASGGDVRFV; translated from the coding sequence ATGAACACGGAGATCCTTCGCCCGACATCGCCCGCAGATTTCGAGCGCGCCGCGCAGCTCATTCGAAGTGGTGAGCTCGTCGCGTTTCCAACGGAGACGGTCTACGGACTCGGCGCGAACGGCCTCGATGCCGCGTCATGCAGACATATCTATGAGGCGAAGGGGCGTCCCTCCGACAATCCTCTCATCCTCCATATTGCAGATCTCGCGATGGCACAGGAAGCTGTGTGTGCAGTTCCGCCCACTGCGGCACACCTCCTTACAGTATTTGCACCCGGCCCGCTTACCGTCATCCTGCCGAAAGCCGCGCACATCCCCGACATTGTGACGGGCGGTCTTTCGACCGTCGGCGTGCGCTGTCCCGACCATGATATTGCGCGCAGGTTCATCCGTACGGCAGGTGTGCCGATTGCCGCACCGTCCGCGAACACCTCGGGGCGCCCAAGCCCAACGACGGCGGCAACAGTCTATGCGGATATGGCAGGGCGTATTCCGCTCATTCTCGACGGCGGCAGCTGCCGCCTAGGCGTGGAGTCTACCATCGTCGACTGCACAGAGGAGGGCATCGTTACCATCCTTCGCCCCGGTGCAGTCACACGCGAGATGATTGCGGCGGAACTGCCGCACATCGAGGTGCGGATGGACGCTGTGCTCACGGCAGCGGACGAAGCACCGCGCGCGCCCGGCATGAAGTACACGCACTATGCGCCGCGCGTGCCGCTCACCGTCTATGTAGGGACAGATGTCGCTGCGGCACTGCGGGAAGAGATCCTGCGCCGCACGGCGGCAGGGGAGCGGACTGCCGTTATTGCGAGCAATGAGACCCTTACGGTGCTGTGCGGCATCGTTTCCGCAGCGCATACCTACAACTGCGGAGCGCGCGGCAATCACAGTGCCCTTGCATCCTGTCTCTACGATGCGCTCCGCCGCTTTGACAATATGGATGTCACCTCCCTTCTCGCCGAGGGAACGGGTGAGACCGGACTCGGACTTGCAATCATGAACCGCCTGCGCAAGGCAAGCGGCGGAGATGTGCGTTTTGTGTGA
- a CDS encoding ComF family protein has product MFRTFLNFLFPPRCPNCSAYVEHRGTFCAYCTSRLIGLHAIAFPRDARECLAGIWAFARYREGVRDLLRALKYQKKKSALPALHAILAVGEEALARLPRPLTAVPVPLAAERARTRGFNQADEIFAPWLRAHDIVLAALLVRTRETAPLYEHTREERRRELRGAFAVAAGADVRGRDILLVDDIMTTGTTLMECARVLKRAGARQVYAFVLASEHL; this is encoded by the coding sequence GTGTTCAGAACATTTCTAAACTTCCTGTTCCCCCCGCGCTGTCCGAACTGCTCCGCCTATGTCGAGCACAGGGGGACATTCTGTGCGTATTGCACATCGCGTCTCATCGGTCTGCATGCGATTGCATTTCCGCGGGACGCGCGGGAATGTCTCGCGGGAATCTGGGCGTTTGCACGTTATCGTGAGGGCGTACGTGATCTCCTGCGCGCGCTGAAATACCAGAAGAAGAAATCCGCGCTGCCTGCCCTGCATGCAATCTTGGCGGTGGGCGAAGAGGCGCTTGCACGTCTGCCGCGCCCCCTGACCGCGGTTCCCGTTCCTCTTGCGGCGGAGCGTGCGCGGACGCGCGGCTTCAATCAGGCGGATGAAATCTTTGCGCCGTGGCTTCGTGCGCATGACATTGTGCTCGCCGCGCTCCTCGTCCGCACGCGTGAGACGGCACCGCTCTATGAGCATACACGCGAAGAGCGGCGCCGCGAGCTGCGGGGTGCCTTTGCCGTGGCGGCGGGCGCGGATGTCAGAGGCCGCGATATCCTGCTCGTCGACGACATTATGACAACGGGGACAACGCTCATGGAGTGCGCCCGCGTCTTGAAGCGTGCAGGGGCACGGCAGGTCTATGCGTTTGTTCTGGCGAGCGAGCATCTGTGA
- a CDS encoding NAD(P)H-dependent oxidoreductase, giving the protein MLNMDKKLAKREEEGKIIRAGIVGAGQMGRGMVTQMALMKGIMPAIVSDIKFENVINAFHYAGISDEDIAVAKTLEEANRYMEQGKYVATENSDFISQANLVEVAIDVTGVPEVGVKIAIDAMNNKKHVVMMDVETDVVIGSYLKKLGDKNGVIYTGSAGDEPGAVMELYSFARAMGMEVKVMGKGKNNKLDYDCNPDTVLEEATRRKMSPRMLTSFKDGTKTMVEMTAMSNATGLVPDVIGGHGPSASPKDRCADLNEIFKLKKDGGILSKHGVVEYVNGIAPGVFVTVTTQNEEIAYQMGYHSMGPGPLWTLYRPYHLCNLETPLTVAKIVIDGEPTIIPLDGPVSECITVAKRDLKAGETIDGIGGYTTYGSIATAQETYEKGYVVYALVNKNARMKCDVKKGTLLTLDMVDLDTSTQLYQVRKEQDKMYNNGYALK; this is encoded by the coding sequence ATGCTGAATATGGACAAGAAACTCGCGAAGCGCGAGGAAGAGGGCAAGATCATCCGTGCGGGCATCGTCGGTGCAGGGCAGATGGGGCGCGGCATGGTCACGCAGATGGCGCTCATGAAGGGGATCATGCCCGCAATTGTCTCGGATATCAAATTTGAAAACGTCATCAACGCCTTCCACTATGCGGGTATCAGCGACGAGGACATCGCTGTCGCAAAGACCCTCGAAGAGGCGAACCGCTATATGGAGCAGGGAAAATACGTCGCGACGGAGAACTCGGATTTTATTTCACAGGCGAACCTCGTCGAGGTCGCGATCGACGTGACAGGCGTGCCGGAGGTCGGCGTTAAGATCGCGATCGACGCGATGAACAATAAGAAGCACGTTGTTATGATGGATGTGGAGACAGATGTTGTCATCGGCAGCTATCTGAAGAAGCTCGGCGACAAGAACGGCGTCATCTACACGGGCTCGGCTGGTGATGAGCCGGGCGCCGTCATGGAGCTCTACTCCTTTGCGCGCGCGATGGGCATGGAGGTCAAGGTCATGGGCAAGGGCAAGAACAACAAGCTCGACTATGACTGCAATCCCGACACCGTACTCGAGGAGGCAACGCGCCGCAAGATGAGCCCGCGCATGCTCACCTCGTTCAAGGACGGTACCAAGACCATGGTCGAGATGACCGCGATGTCGAATGCAACGGGACTTGTCCCTGACGTGATCGGCGGACATGGTCCCTCTGCCTCACCGAAGGATCGCTGCGCTGATCTCAACGAGATCTTTAAGCTGAAAAAGGACGGCGGCATTCTCAGTAAACACGGCGTTGTCGAGTATGTCAACGGCATTGCGCCCGGCGTCTTTGTCACCGTCACCACACAAAATGAGGAAATTGCCTATCAGATGGGCTATCACAGCATGGGTCCCGGCCCACTCTGGACGCTCTATCGCCCGTATCACCTCTGCAACCTAGAGACACCGCTCACCGTTGCGAAGATCGTCATCGACGGCGAGCCGACCATCATTCCCCTCGACGGCCCCGTCAGTGAGTGCATCACCGTTGCCAAACGCGACCTGAAGGCGGGCGAGACCATCGACGGCATTGGCGGCTACACTACCTACGGCTCGATTGCAACTGCACAGGAGACGTACGAGAAGGGCTACGTTGTCTACGCCCTCGTCAACAAGAATGCACGCATGAAGTGTGATGTCAAGAAGGGCACTCTCCTCACCCTCGACATGGTCGACCTCGACACCTCGACGCAGCTCTATCAGGTACGCAAAGAGCAGGACAAGATGTATAACAATGGATATGCATTGAAGTAA
- a CDS encoding cupin domain-containing protein yields the protein MKMKKIASAMALGCLMLSATAFAEEAQDRTVQQCFQKDELIVLDKQDVAGGKGTLHGLFSFTRDMAKPEQAIKEIGWMRLEKGSSIGLHKHGVNEDAYIIISGEGIFTDGDGNETVVHAGDITIARAGQSHALRNEKDEPLIFLDVIAQNDGLQK from the coding sequence ATGAAAATGAAGAAAATCGCATCGGCAATGGCACTTGGCTGTCTGATGCTCAGTGCAACGGCATTTGCTGAGGAAGCGCAGGACCGCACTGTGCAGCAGTGCTTCCAGAAGGATGAACTCATCGTCCTCGACAAGCAGGATGTTGCAGGCGGCAAGGGAACACTTCATGGATTGTTCTCATTCACGCGCGACATGGCAAAGCCGGAACAGGCGATCAAGGAGATCGGTTGGATGCGCCTTGAAAAGGGATCGTCGATCGGTCTGCACAAGCACGGCGTGAATGAGGATGCGTACATCATTATTTCGGGCGAGGGGATCTTCACGGATGGCGACGGCAACGAGACCGTTGTCCATGCGGGCGATATTACCATTGCGCGTGCCGGACAATCCCATGCACTCCGCAACGAGAAGGATGAGCCGCTCATCTTCCTCGATGTGATTGCGCAGAATGACGGATTGCAGAAGTAA
- the groL gene encoding chaperonin GroEL (60 kDa chaperone family; promotes refolding of misfolded polypeptides especially under stressful conditions; forms two stacked rings of heptamers to form a barrel-shaped 14mer; ends can be capped by GroES; misfolded proteins enter the barrel where they are refolded when GroES binds) produces MAKQILFDEEARRALGRGVDALANAVKVTLGPKGRNVVLDKKYGAPTITNDGVTIARDIELEDPFENMGAQLVKEVATKTNDIAGDGTTTATLLAQAMIQEGMRNVVAGANPMIVKKGIETAVKTLVEEIKSKAQKVETKAKIAQVAAISSGDAEVGDLIAEAMEKVGKDGVITVEESKSMDTNLSVVEGMQFDRGYISPYMVTDTEKMEAVMDDPYVLITDRKISSVADILPVLEQVVKQGKQIVIIAEDLDGEALATIVVNKLRGTFKALAVKAPGFGDRRKAMLEDIAILTGGTVISEEIGRKLDSVTIEDLGRARQVRSTKEETTIVDGAGNKAQITARVEQLKKQIADTTSDFDREKLQERLAKLSGGVAVVEIGAATEVEMKDKKYRVEDALNATRAAVEEGIVAGGGTTFIDILPALDKIKAEGDVKVGVEIVKRAIEAPVRQIAENAGLEGSVVVDSVKKAGDGVGFNALENTYVDMIGAGIVDPAKVTRSALQNAASIAAMVLTTETLVTDKPEPEAPMPAGAPGMGGMGGMM; encoded by the coding sequence ATGGCAAAGCAGATTCTGTTTGACGAAGAAGCACGCCGCGCACTCGGCCGCGGTGTGGATGCACTGGCAAACGCGGTCAAGGTTACGCTTGGCCCTAAGGGACGCAACGTTGTTCTGGACAAGAAGTACGGTGCTCCGACGATCACGAACGACGGCGTGACGATTGCGCGCGACATCGAGCTCGAGGATCCGTTTGAGAACATGGGCGCACAGCTCGTGAAGGAAGTCGCGACGAAGACGAATGACATCGCGGGTGACGGCACGACGACGGCAACGCTCCTTGCGCAGGCGATGATTCAGGAGGGAATGCGCAACGTCGTTGCGGGCGCAAACCCCATGATCGTCAAGAAGGGCATCGAGACGGCAGTCAAGACGCTCGTCGAGGAGATCAAGAGCAAGGCACAGAAGGTTGAGACGAAGGCGAAGATCGCGCAGGTCGCAGCAATCTCCTCCGGCGACGCCGAGGTCGGCGACCTCATCGCAGAGGCGATGGAGAAGGTCGGTAAGGACGGTGTCATTACGGTCGAGGAGTCCAAGTCCATGGACACGAATCTCTCGGTCGTCGAGGGCATGCAGTTCGACCGCGGCTACATCTCCCCGTACATGGTGACGGATACGGAGAAGATGGAAGCCGTTATGGACGATCCGTATGTGCTCATCACGGACCGCAAGATCTCGTCCGTCGCGGACATCCTGCCCGTCCTGGAGCAGGTTGTAAAGCAGGGCAAGCAGATTGTCATCATCGCCGAGGATCTCGACGGTGAGGCACTCGCAACGATTGTTGTGAACAAGCTGCGCGGCACGTTCAAGGCCCTTGCCGTGAAGGCTCCGGGCTTCGGCGACCGCCGCAAGGCAATGCTCGAGGACATCGCAATCCTCACGGGCGGCACGGTCATCAGTGAGGAGATCGGACGCAAGCTCGACAGCGTGACGATCGAGGATCTCGGACGCGCACGTCAGGTGCGTTCCACGAAGGAAGAGACGACGATTGTCGACGGTGCAGGAAACAAGGCACAGATTACGGCGCGTGTCGAGCAGCTCAAGAAGCAGATTGCAGACACCACGTCCGACTTCGACCGCGAGAAGCTCCAGGAGCGCCTCGCAAAGCTCTCCGGCGGTGTGGCTGTTGTTGAGATCGGTGCAGCGACGGAAGTCGAGATGAAGGACAAGAAGTACCGCGTCGAGGATGCGCTCAACGCAACGCGTGCAGCGGTCGAAGAGGGCATCGTTGCCGGCGGCGGCACGACGTTCATCGACATTCTCCCGGCGCTTGACAAGATCAAGGCGGAAGGCGATGTGAAGGTCGGCGTTGAGATCGTGAAGCGTGCGATCGAGGCTCCTGTCCGCCAGATCGCGGAGAACGCAGGTCTTGAGGGCTCTGTCGTCGTCGACAGCGTGAAGAAGGCGGGCGACGGCGTTGGTTTCAACGCGCTCGAGAATACCTACGTCGACATGATTGGCGCGGGCATCGTTGACCCTGCGAAGGTCACGCGCTCTGCCCTGCAGAATGCGGCATCGATCGCAGCGATGGTGCTCACCACCGAAACGCTTGTCACCGACAAGCCGGAGCCCGAGGCTCCGATGCCGGCAGGTGCGCCGGGCATGGGCGGTATGGGCGGCATGATGTAA
- a CDS encoding sugar ABC transporter substrate-binding protein: MNLRKWGLLLLPAACLSLASCGLPGASSDRVIYANYDDSDGFCTQIKDAFAAKAKADGIEVEFLDAKSDGNMQIDQLNEAISRGAGAIILLAADGSSIVKTIEKANDAGIPIITVNRSVAGGKVLRAYSDDVEAGRMQGEYMASHLPPNAKIVYLQGDETQSSAVGRWEGFKAACLDKRPDIQLLSLVDAGWSKAEALKTMMLWMNMFPEINGVVAGNDEMALGAVAALKGANRLEGCLVSAVDATPAGLAAVEAGEMAQTVKQDAKAQGEAALTLAEGFLKGNPPSGDLAIPFTSITADNLAQAK, encoded by the coding sequence ATGAATCTCAGGAAATGGGGGCTTCTGCTCCTGCCTGCAGCGTGCCTTTCGCTGGCGAGCTGTGGGCTGCCGGGGGCGAGTTCGGATCGCGTCATCTACGCGAATTACGATGACAGTGACGGCTTCTGCACGCAGATCAAGGATGCGTTTGCAGCAAAGGCAAAGGCAGACGGCATTGAGGTCGAATTCCTCGACGCGAAGAGCGACGGAAATATGCAGATTGACCAGCTGAACGAGGCGATCAGCAGAGGCGCGGGGGCTATCATCCTGCTCGCCGCCGACGGTTCCAGCATCGTTAAGACCATCGAAAAGGCAAATGATGCAGGCATCCCCATCATTACGGTCAACCGCAGTGTTGCGGGCGGCAAGGTCCTGCGTGCCTACTCCGACGACGTGGAGGCGGGGCGCATGCAGGGCGAGTACATGGCATCGCATCTGCCTCCGAACGCGAAGATCGTGTATTTGCAGGGCGATGAGACGCAGAGCAGTGCCGTCGGCCGTTGGGAGGGGTTCAAGGCAGCGTGCCTGGACAAACGCCCCGATATCCAGTTGCTCTCGCTCGTAGACGCAGGATGGAGCAAGGCTGAGGCCTTGAAGACCATGATGCTCTGGATGAATATGTTTCCCGAGATCAACGGGGTCGTCGCAGGAAACGATGAGATGGCACTCGGTGCTGTTGCCGCACTAAAGGGGGCAAATCGCCTCGAAGGATGCCTTGTGTCCGCTGTCGATGCGACCCCGGCGGGGCTTGCCGCTGTCGAGGCAGGCGAGATGGCGCAGACTGTCAAGCAGGATGCAAAGGCGCAGGGTGAGGCTGCGCTCACACTCGCAGAGGGCTTCCTCAAGGGGAATCCGCCCTCCGGCGATCTTGCGATTCCGTTTACATCCATAACAGCGGACAATCTCGCGCAGGCGAAGTGA
- the groES gene encoding co-chaperone GroES: protein MIKPLGERVVIEVAESDVTTASGIVLPDTAKEKPQKGKVVAVGAGKLLDNGERAALEVKVGDGVVFSKYSGSEIKVDDKDYLIVRESDILAIL from the coding sequence ATGATTAAGCCACTGGGCGAACGTGTTGTCATTGAAGTCGCGGAGAGCGATGTCACGACGGCGAGCGGCATTGTGCTCCCCGATACGGCGAAAGAAAAGCCGCAGAAGGGCAAGGTCGTTGCCGTTGGCGCAGGAAAACTGCTCGATAACGGCGAGCGTGCCGCGCTTGAGGTCAAGGTCGGCGACGGCGTCGTCTTCTCGAAGTACTCGGGTTCTGAGATCAAGGTCGATGACAAGGACTACCTCATCGTTCGTGAGAGCGACATTCTGGCAATCCTGTAA
- the ilvN gene encoding acetolactate synthase small subunit, whose translation MDKYLLAVLVDNKPGVLTHIAGLISRRAFNIESISAGYTEEPDVTRINIVVSVASENELRQVVTQLSKLIDVVKIVNLTQFESITRELVLIKVHATKENRAEIIDVVNIFRARIVDVGVENVVIELTGDAKKIDALSELLSDYGIIEIARTGAIALSRGPVPVKQM comes from the coding sequence ATGGATAAGTATTTGCTCGCCGTGCTCGTCGATAACAAGCCCGGCGTCCTCACGCATATCGCGGGGCTCATCAGCCGCCGCGCGTTCAACATCGAGAGCATCTCCGCCGGGTACACGGAGGAGCCGGATGTCACACGCATCAACATCGTCGTCTCGGTCGCCTCGGAGAACGAGCTGCGGCAGGTCGTGACGCAGCTGTCGAAGCTGATCGATGTGGTGAAGATCGTCAACCTCACGCAGTTCGAGTCGATCACGCGTGAGCTCGTGCTCATCAAGGTGCACGCGACCAAGGAGAACCGTGCGGAGATCATCGACGTGGTGAACATCTTCCGCGCGCGCATCGTGGATGTCGGCGTGGAGAATGTCGTCATCGAACTGACGGGCGACGCGAAGAAGATTGATGCCCTCTCGGAGCTCCTGTCCGACTACGGCATTATCGAGATCGCACGGACAGGGGCGATTGCGCTTTCGCGCGGCCCTGTGCCCGTCAAGCAGATGTAG
- the ilvB gene encoding biosynthetic-type acetolactate synthase large subunit, giving the protein MNGARALLESLKTEGVEVVFGYPGGAVLTLYDEVYKMKFPHILTRHEQGAAHAADGYARASGKVGVAFATSGPGATNLVTGIATAHMDSVPMVCITGQVANPYIGKDSFQEADIVGITTPITKHNYLVKDVNDIPRVVKEAFYIARTGRPGVVVIDVAKDVFDAPIKYHYPETVELHGYTGDVSYEVPAVWEAAEALFAAHRPLLFVGGGVVLSDTAAYVRELLERTGIPSVATLMGIGGIPAGTDGYTGMAGMHGAYASNMAIQECDLLLAVGTRFSDRVTGTAASFAPKARIVHFDIDPAELNKNVRADIPVIGDLRQTLPAFLDVVKNSSAEDLTARFRPWRGEVLSMERAHPLGWKTSEEIRPEELISRVRELVPADAICVTDVGQHQMWAAQFFGCAEPRHFLTSGGLGTMGYGLPAAIGAKLANPDKEVVLITGDGSIMMNCQELATMADNDIDVKIVIVHNSILGMVGQWQRLFYSHHYSASELKGKTDFVKLAEAMGVAGCRIETREEFAEVLPQVLRAKGARLIDVIVPQEADVVPMVPGGKRLDQMVLGGR; this is encoded by the coding sequence ATGAATGGTGCACGCGCTCTCTTGGAGAGCCTGAAGACCGAGGGGGTTGAGGTCGTGTTCGGCTATCCGGGGGGAGCCGTCCTCACACTCTACGATGAAGTATACAAGATGAAGTTTCCGCACATCCTGACGCGCCATGAGCAGGGCGCGGCGCATGCGGCAGACGGCTATGCCAGAGCCTCGGGCAAGGTCGGCGTTGCATTTGCGACCTCGGGGCCCGGAGCAACCAATCTCGTGACGGGCATTGCGACAGCGCATATGGACTCTGTACCGATGGTCTGCATTACGGGACAGGTCGCGAATCCGTACATCGGAAAGGACTCGTTTCAGGAGGCGGATATCGTCGGCATCACCACGCCGATTACGAAACACAACTATCTCGTGAAAGATGTCAACGACATCCCGCGCGTCGTGAAGGAAGCATTCTATATCGCGCGGACGGGACGTCCCGGTGTCGTGGTCATCGACGTAGCAAAGGACGTATTTGATGCGCCGATCAAGTACCATTATCCAGAGACAGTCGAGCTGCACGGATACACAGGCGATGTCTCCTACGAGGTGCCTGCCGTGTGGGAGGCGGCGGAGGCGCTCTTTGCCGCACATCGCCCCCTGCTCTTTGTCGGCGGCGGCGTTGTACTCTCGGATACGGCGGCATATGTGCGCGAGCTGCTCGAACGCACGGGCATACCCTCCGTGGCGACACTCATGGGGATCGGCGGCATTCCCGCAGGAACCGATGGCTATACGGGCATGGCGGGCATGCACGGAGCATACGCCTCGAATATGGCGATACAGGAGTGTGATCTCCTGCTCGCCGTCGGCACGCGGTTCAGTGACCGTGTGACGGGCACTGCGGCCTCCTTTGCGCCGAAGGCACGCATCGTTCATTTTGACATCGACCCTGCGGAGCTCAACAAGAATGTGCGCGCGGACATCCCCGTCATCGGCGATCTGCGTCAGACTCTGCCTGCCTTCCTCGATGTGGTGAAGAACAGCAGCGCGGAGGATCTTACCGCGCGGTTCCGTCCGTGGCGCGGCGAGGTGCTTTCGATGGAGCGTGCGCATCCGCTTGGCTGGAAAACGTCGGAGGAGATCCGCCCCGAGGAGCTCATCAGTCGTGTGCGTGAGCTCGTCCCTGCGGATGCGATCTGCGTTACGGATGTGGGGCAGCATCAGATGTGGGCAGCGCAGTTCTTCGGCTGCGCAGAGCCGCGCCACTTCCTCACCTCGGGCGGGCTCGGCACGATGGGCTACGGTCTGCCCGCCGCGATCGGGGCGAAACTCGCGAACCCCGACAAGGAGGTTGTCCTCATCACGGGCGACGGCAGCATCATGATGAACTGCCAGGAACTTGCGACGATGGCGGACAACGACATCGATGTGAAGATTGTCATTGTGCACAACTCCATCCTCGGCATGGTCGGGCAGTGGCAGCGGCTCTTCTACAGTCACCACTACTCCGCCTCGGAGCTCAAGGGCAAGACCGATTTTGTAAAGCTCGCCGAGGCAATGGGGGTTGCGGGCTGCCGTATCGAAACGCGGGAAGAGTTCGCGGAGGTGCTGCCGCAGGTTCTCCGCGCGAAGGGTGCGCGTCTCATCGATGTCATTGTGCCGCAGGAGGCGGATGTCGTACCGATGGTGCCGGGCGGCAAGCGGCTCGATCAGATGGTGCTCGGAGGGAGATAA